TCCAGCGGCCATTTTAAACTCCTGCAGAGCGCACTTGACGAAATCCCTGGAAGCATTCGTTATGAATTAAAGATAACCCTTTATATAGAAGTTTCTTACTCGTCCTGCCCGAATACTGCTCCGGTTAAAGCAAACTTCGTAGAGGTGTGCACCAGCTTCATGGTCTCAAGGAGGTCCGACTCCTTGTACACATAAATTGACAGCACGGGACCGAAGATCTCCTCGGTCATAATGCGGTCCTTGGGATCCTTGCTGAGAACAATGGTCGGATTGACGTAGTAGCCCTTGCTGTCTGAGTAAGTGCCGCCGGCGAGAATTTCGAGGTTCGGGGATTTTTTGGCATGCTCAATGTAGCCCGTAATGCGTTTAAATGCTTTGTCATCAATCACAGCCGACGTGAAGCTGCTGAAGTCTTGAACGTCGCCGATCTTCAGCTTTGCTGCCTCCCGTAGCAGGCCCTCCTTGATCTGCGGGTAAGAAGTTAAACAGAACAGCGTTGCAAAAACTACGCAATGTGATGCCTTTTGAACCTACCTGTGGCCACAGGGATTCAGGCACATACATGCGCGAGCAGGCGGAACACTTCTGGCCGCAATACTCAAATGCTGAGCGTATCGTGGATGTCACCACTGACTCAACATCGGCTGATACATGTATAAAGTGGAAATTCTTGCCGCCACACTCACCAGTCAAGCGAGGAAAGTTTACGTAGCTGTCAATGTTATTGCCCACCTGCTTCCACAGGCGGTTGAAGGTTCTATCGTCGTAGGAAATGGtattaaaaggaaaatcaatagACCGAGAATTACTTACGGCACAGAGCCGGTGAAATTGATGCCGGCCAGGTGGGGACTGGCCGTAATCGTGTCCCCAAACACGGGACCATCGGCAGGCACAAAGTTGACGACTCCATCGGGCACTCCCGCTTCGCGCATAATCTTAAAAATAATCCAGTTGGACAGTATGGCAGTGTCCGAGGGCTTCCACAGCACACCGTTTCCCTGCGAAAAACAAAGGTGGTTTGTTggtttattaatatttccaGCCATTGGATAGTCTTACCATCAGAGCTGGCGTGTAAGACAAGTTGCCTCCGATAGCCGTAAAGTTAAAGGGGCTGACAGCGGCGATGAAACCATCAATGCCACGATAGCGCAAGGAGTTCTTTGTGACCTTTATGTTCTCGCTGATAGGCTGGTACTTAGTGACCTCTTTCAGAAAGTAGGCATTCATTCTGCGAAAAAGAattggtattttattttgtatttatttatttaagtttaagtattataaattgataaatttaatACTAAACAAATGATTGATTcttgttttgaaaaattggTATAcaggaaaataatattttctaagaATATATTAATCTATAAGCACTGAATCTATCAGCACAAAGTATGTATAAACAGTGAAAAAATTGCTATCCAGCAAATATGGAATATTTTGAAGATCATAATTAAGAAATCTTTTGGTGCTTATTTTAGgaaatcttttaaaaatgtccATATTACTTAAGATGAATTATGGGAATTTATACTCACCGTATAAAGTCGATGAGCTCCGCTGCTGAATCGATTTCCGCTTGAATCGCCGTCTTGGACTGGCCCAGCATGGTGGCGGCGTTGAGATCCTGGCGGTACGTCGTTGCCATTAGGTCCGCTGCCTTCTCCCAGATCTTCAGGCGGTCTGCAATCGACACTCGATCCCACTTGGGCTGTGTTTCCACCGCCGTTTTGATGGCCTTCTCAATGAGCTTCTTATCGGCGTAGTAAAAGGTGGCCAGCTTGTGTTGGTGGTCATGGGGCATGACCTGGTATCGAACCTCCGACGTCTTGTACTCCTTGCCGCCGATCACGATGGGGATGTCCTCGCAGCTCGAGGCCGTGCCCTTCAAAGCCTGCTCGAGGGCCTTACGCTCCTTAGAGTCCTTGCGATATCCCAGGATCGGCTCATTGGCGATCGGGAAGTCCTTTAGATTGAGGTCCGGTATTACGGAACCCAGACAGCGAGAGaaactgaaataaatcaaGTGCTTTAAATACTAAACCAATAAAACTACTTTCTAAAACAAATGTATGCATAGTATGGTATCTAACATTTGAGTGccacttttaaataattaaatataaagatTATAAACCTAGGCATACCTTCTCAGCACGCTCTGCTGCAGATTAGTGTATCTGGAGGAACTTCGCAGCATTCGCAACATCTTGTCGTGATTTGGTGGCCTGCCTCCTTCACTGCCGAATTATATAAGCGGTCTCTCTAGATTCTTCGTCGTCGACGGCTCGTATCACCTAGAATTTTGCTATCTAAGCGATAGACCAGAAAAACGAGCAAGTGTTTGATTAGTATTCGTTTATCAGCAACCTTGGCAATTCACTGGGGGTCCGCGTCGAGTCGCGTGATTTTGATAAGCAGCCAAACGTGAAGCTCCCGACGACACACCCCCCAGATAAGGCGCAAACAGTGCAACCCAAAAGTATGCGCTCTGCCATGCAATTCTAGAAAGTGCACTAACTTGGCCAGTTGCTCAACCGAGCTGATGACTgatgtattttcaatttattttactatCGATATCCACGttccctcacacacacaaagacgCACTCAGAGCGCTTTTATGCACAAGCAGTAGCTAAAATTTGACAAGCATCAGCTGTTCTGTCTATGAAGCGCACAGTGGAATGAGTGCGTGTCAAAGCTATTTCAATTTAATCTATCCTAAAGCCTTGTTTTTATCAATTGCAATTATATAGTGGGGTGTATACATTAAATTGTGAGAAAGAATAATTAATGGAAGTTACAATTTCTGAAGTTCGCCTTGAATAGAAAAAGTACATATTatctttcaaatattttaaaaaggtATTGCTatggaaataaatacaatGCAATTTCTTGGCACTATACGTTTAAAAAGTAAAGGTTTGGCTCTGCTTGTAATTTGATTGAAACTTAACTGTCTGCCCATAATAGCGAGATTGCAATCatgtaattttatttgctggcTGCTATTCTTTTTCCACTGTGCGGTGGCTACGGAAATTTCCCATTGCCGAAACCAGAAACACAGAGAAGGAGGCTGAAGGGTATCTCAGCAGAAGTACATACGTATGTAGTTCTTGTGTTTTTTAAATGACGCTGCCTTGATTTATGAAATTAAGCGCACAGATGGCGGGGAAGGGGTGCAATAGTGGCGCAAAAAGTAGAGAATCGAAAAAACACCCCACGGTGCGCGTGAGCagcagagagagagggagtgGGGGAGAAAGGTGGCGAATATGTGGAACAAGCTCTTTTAACGTAAGCATACTTTGGCTCTTTGTCTTCCTCTTTCCACTCATTGCTTCTCAAGtgcttaataatatattacGATATATTAAAGACATTGATGTTTATTCGAAAGGAGAGGACATTTAGGGGAATGGAGGCCGaatataaatccaatttataTACTGCTCAGCTGTAGatacacaagcacacacacaggcgcatTAGAATGCAGTTggttggctttgtttttgttgcttttcttATTAGCCTCAATTACGCAATGCAATGTTTTATTGCCGCCTATTGGCCTCCGCCTTTTGAGTCGCAATTCATCCCAAGTGCACCTCCAATTCGATTATTCGGCGGTTTTCCACTAGTTTCAGGCTTACTTTGTGTGAGTTTCAGGCGATGGCGGCGGAATTCGGCGAGAGCACGACGTGTGTGcctttgttttctgttttgcgAGACTATTGGTCGGTCGAATTTGTACTTGGCTAACGGCTGGGAACTATCGGCAAGTCGATATATTTTTGGCCCCCTGCTTTCGCGCACTGTACAACACTAGCTATAGCTATCGATAGGGCGCCAAGAATGCACATTGTTAAAACTTTGTCACCTCTTTCTTAATGGTTGTCACGTAGCAGGAAAAGTTTGTCAGTATTTAATTACTCTTTTAACGTGTTATGAGTGCAGCTCAAAGATTTggtcatatacatatattcgttaaagacaaatacttttctttttatctGGACCACATGTACGTACACATATTAAATAGCTATACGGAAACCACTATATATAATCTCAAAATCTACATCTTTTTAACCCCTTATGGTTCCTATAAAGAGACATGCCTATTTTAAATTGGCTATATCATTATAGCTAATATCATTACGGTAGTTTATAAACAACTAGTTATACAATTTTCAAGCAGTTACACATTACaggaatttatggaaaaaacaagaatgctatagtcgagttccccgactatcatACCGTTagtcagctagtggaagttcATACAAGAAATTTCAACTTTTTCTGGAATATCGGTAAAAACAgggaagaaaaataaatattaatttaaaatgttttaaaaagtgtgggcgtgacagtttttgacggtttgtgggtgtgACAAAAAGTACTTCGGCAAGTCAGTAGAAATTTAGACTAATGAAAAAACATGGCAAAATGGGTTAACAaacatgcgctgcgtctgtcTGTAAAGTCTGCATCCCTAATCTCAaatttctagcatttatagttgctgagagatctcgacgttcatacgggcAGTACATTACAtagtacataaatatttttattagcaCTAATACACTTATAGAGTAGGATGACTTAACCGTGTACACTTAACTATCACAGGTTGGTAACCTTTTAGCCGTAGTATCCGCTTCCGCCCGCACTTGCTGTTGCGAATCCTCCACTGCTGCTGGCGTAGGCCACGTCTAGAGGAAGAAACAGGTCCAAAACACTTGTAGATTACTTGGGTGCTAAGGACTAAGGTGCGCTTATCCGGAAAACTCACTCATGTTGTTGCCGCCATAGGGATAACCCCCATAGGGGTACCCGTACTGTCCGTATCCGCCGTACATTGAGTACGGGTTATAGCCGGGGTATGAGTAGTACGGATATCCGCCGTAGTTGTAGGGGTATCCGTACATGCCACTGCCGTATATGTTGCCATATCCCGAtcccgctcctgctcccgcATTAGCCCCACCGTAGTAGGGATATCCATAGTATTGGCTCGCCGAGGGCTGCATGATCATCAcgaccaaaaccaaaccgaaccaataACATGAGGAGCTGCTCGACTGTTTCACTGACATGATTTTGCCGTGTTTGGCGTGTGTAATCCTCGAACGTTGACTGAATGCAAAAACCCCGAAATTAACTGGTTTTATAGAGTTTGCCGCCGAATGTCTGCAATTTGAAAGCATAAAACGCTTTTTTAATGGAGCTTAATCGGGCGCACATCAGCGGCGGCTCGGTATGCTCGTTCGTGCATGACTCAGCCGGCGTATTCGCAATATTTTGAAATCTCAATATAAACGCACTGCAAACGTATGTATTTAGTTACAGCtaacaacaagaaaacaaaacaaaacagaactATTTGGCCCTTATTGGCCTAACGTTTCGATTACTCATTCCACATCTCATCTGATAGCCGTTTTGCtatcaatttaaattagtCAACCGCTTTTTTCGCCAGGGGTTCACACTCATTCTGTGTAAACACAGTCATTAACCTTAAAATTGGTTGATGGTCCGCCTAGTCATGTGCGATGCCAGTGGTGAATTCCACTTCTTTGAGGTTCATTGCCGACCTGGGTCGTGGTCAATGCTCATCCGCGCCCTTCGGATGAGGTCAACTGTAATAACTGCGATTCTGATAATTAGAACCGtattggtttttggattttccaCTGCGATTAGCATGGTCGTTGCCCGAGAGTTCAGTGTGAGGGCCATTATGGCTACAGACTTTTGGCCTTGGTCATGCATCGACGGTAAAACTATTCCAAAATGCGAATATGTCAATTTCCAAATTAATGCTTAAAAACTGCATATCGAGAAGTTTTACATACTTGCAAAGAAGGGCGAACGGAAAAACCGGACCACGATTAATTTGGCAGATGACTGCTTTAAAAATAGTCTTACAATGTATGGTTATAAAATTTGGTTATACAACTATACcaaccgttactcgtaaaagGGTATagtagattcgttaaaaagtatgtaacagctagaaggaagcgtttcagCGCAAGTTTCTTTCCTGGTGTGCACTCCTATTCTtacggccacaaaccgcacaaaactgccactcccagtattgattaaatttgttttattttattatttgtcttgccaATTTCTTGCCAAAATTTTATTACCACGCCTacactaacgcccacaagccgcccaaaactgccgcgcccacgctttcaaaaaatgtgttggttttttttttcattatacccgttactcgtagagtaaaagggtaacaggcagaaggaagcgtttccgaccatataaagtatatacatatattattgatcaggatcaatagccaagtcgatctggccatgtccgtctgtccgtccgtatgttccttcgtctgtccgtccgtatgagcgctgagatctcaggaactacaaaagctagaaagttgagattaagcatacggactccagaaACATAcccgcagcgcaagtttgtcgattttttttcatttttttttagccttgtaaatttttctcgatttgcaaacaaattttttgccactcccactctaacgcccacaaatcgcccaacgctgccacgcccacactttaaaaaaatgttttgatattttttcatttttttgtaagtaatgtaaatttctatcgatctgcagaacaactttttgccacgcccactctaacgtccacaaagcgccaaaaaatgtcagtgttgaagagcctccttcgcactttcaatagctgagtaacaggtatcagatagtcggggaactcgtctatagcgttctctcttgttttatttctgattttttttttccttttaatatatatcgatagccaacaaaaaattttcaactttctagttttcacttctactagctgagtaacgggtatctgatagtcgaggaagtCGACTAGCGTTTTCCCTTGTTTTCAATATACTTTGTAGCTcctgcatacatacatatgtgctcAAAAAGTATACAACAtacaaattcataaatatttaagcccTTCCCGTGCTGAACTCATACGCGTTTGTGTAGGTGTGTGTCATTACACTGTCCAACAATGCAAAATGTCACAATTGGAATTGTCCCGCCTTTGGGTTCTCATGCAGCTGACGTTTGCTTTCCGCAGCCCGCTCTTTCTGCCCGGGGTGGTTTCTGGTTCTCTCTTTGATTGCCGCACTACTCCAGGTAGCTCAGGTGTGTTTGAGCCGCGTAGGTGTTCTCGCTGCCCTCCAGTTGAGTGAGTCGCTCCGGCGAGTTGCCCATTACGCATGCTCAAGCCTGGATGTGCACGGATTTCGGGACACCCTGTATTAAAGTAGCCTCAGTTGTTTGAGCCGAGTGATTTGCTCATTAATTCGGCTTGGACGATTTTGTACGATTCAAAGGGGTTTAATATAtaatctatataaatatataatcttAAACTTACAAATCTTGTACAAGTGAACCGGATGGCTAAGATGCTTGcttttttaaaagcaaatatgtgtatttccctaaaaatttatattttggttATAAAAAACATTGCGTCTTAGAAAAGACCTTGCTATTTGACATAAAAAAGGTCTTCTTGAAAGTTAAATACATGCTAGAGTTGAATCAATCGAAAGGGTACATTTCCCCAGTCCCCAATTTAAGGACTTAATTTTCTTGACCCCAAACGAGcaattttcatattaaaaagtttatacTGAGCGAAACTCCGCTCCCCACTTTCCGCtacaaaaattgaaagctaTCCCTTACCAAACTGGTACAAAACTTCCGCAaacttttcattaattttgccTCATACTTTCGCATTACATTTGGGACAGTAAAATGCTAATTGTTTGTTCAAAACGAAAGAAACCTCCTTGTAGCCATCAATTTTCGAGCATTCTTACGtgtaattaattacaattttgatgcagcagcaatttttgtttgctgtcgaaattacagcagcaacaaaaagctaattaaaacttaaaattacTATATATAGGAGTGCAACTGGAGCCGTGACCCACAGATCGCCCACTCGAGAGTCTCACTCGCTGGCAGGAGAAACTCACTCAAATCACCGAATTGCAACTGAAgtgttacgcatacgccgcgttgggCCGAGCGAGATGCCATCCTGCTGTGAGTGAAAGCCgtgcgaaaaataaagaaaaaatcaattaaaatgcac
This genomic interval from Drosophila teissieri strain GT53w chromosome 3L, Prin_Dtei_1.1, whole genome shotgun sequence contains the following:
- the LOC122618234 gene encoding neuropeptide-like protein 31, producing the protein MSVKQSSSSSCYWFGLVLVVMIMQPSASQYYGYPYYGGANAGAGAGSGYGNIYGSGMYGYPYNYGGYPYYSYPGYNPYSMYGGYGQYGYPYGGYPYGGNNMNVAYASSSGGFATASAGGSGYYG
- the LOC122616072 gene encoding delta-1-pyrroline-5-carboxylate dehydrogenase, mitochondrial: MLRMLRSSSRYTNLQQSVLRSFSRCLGSVIPDLNLKDFPIANEPILGYRKDSKERKALEQALKGTASSCEDIPIVIGGKEYKTSEVRYQVMPHDHQHKLATFYYADKKLIEKAIKTAVETQPKWDRVSIADRLKIWEKAADLMATTYRQDLNAATMLGQSKTAIQAEIDSAAELIDFIRMNAYFLKEVTKYQPISENIKVTKNSLRYRGIDGFIAAVSPFNFTAIGGNLSYTPALMGNGVLWKPSDTAILSNWIIFKIMREAGVPDGVVNFVPADGPVFGDTITASPHLAGINFTGSVPTFNRLWKQVGNNIDSYVNFPRLTGECGGKNFHFIHVSADVESVVTSTIRSAFEYCGQKCSACSRMYVPESLWPQIKEGLLREAAKLKIGDVQDFSSFTSAVIDDKAFKRITGYIEHAKKSPNLEILAGGTYSDSKGYYVNPTIVLSKDPKDRIMTEEIFGPVLSIYVYKESDLLETMKLVHTSTKFALTGAVFGQDEDFVKCALQEFKMAAGNFYINDKSTGSVVGQQPFGGGRMSGTNDKAGGPHYILRWSSPQSIKETFVPLRDVNYPYMCE